CGCGGGCCGACGCCGTCCTCCCAGTGGTAGGCCGAGGTGAAGTTGCCCCCGGGCCAGCGGATCGGGCCCGGCCCCAGTTCCCGTACCAGTTCCAGCACATCGGCACGCACCCCGCGAAGCAGGCCGGGCTCGGCGACGGACAGCGGCGATCCCTCGTCGAACACCCCGCCCTCGATGTTCCCGAAGAATGCTGATTCCAGGAAATGCCCGTAAATATCGTCGTCGATCCGGCCGAGCGGTCGACGCGTGTCCACGGTCACCAGGGCCTCGCGGCCGCTGTTCCCCATCATTGCTTCACTGCTCCTGCGATGCTGTCGACGAATTTCCGCTGAAGTACGACGAAGATGGCGATCACCGGCACCAGCGAGATCACCGCGGCCGCCGCCATGCCGGACCAGTCAGTGCCCCGCTCGCCCACGAAGACGGTCATGCCCACCGCCAGCGTCCGCAGGCCGGGGTCGCTGAGCGTGAACACCAGCGGCAGCAGGTAGACGTTCCAGGCGTACAGGAACGTGAGGATCACCACCGTGGCGGTGATCGGCCAGGCGAGCGGCAGCATCACCCGGAAGAAGACCGTGAAGGGCCCGGCGCCGTCCAGCCGCGCGGTCTCCTCCAGCTCCTTCGGCAGCCGCCGGAAATAGCCCGCGTAGAGCAGGGTCGAGGCGATCTGCCCGCCCGCGCCCAGCCCGAGAATCACCCCGGCATGCGTGTTGAGCAGCCGTAGCTGGTCGGTCAGCTGGGTGACCGGGATGATCGAGTACCCCTCCGGCAGGAAGAACGTGACCAGGAAGAGCCCGACGAGCAGCTTTTTGCCGATGAAGTCGTACCGGCCTAGCACGTAGCCCGCCAGGGCGCTGCGGACGACGACGAGGAGCACCGTCCCGAGAGTGATGATCGTGGTGTTGACGAAGTAC
The nucleotide sequence above comes from Nonomuraea helvata. Encoded proteins:
- a CDS encoding carbohydrate ABC transporter permease; this translates as MTRLRRPSPGQVVTVVLLAVLGGLWVYPFAWLVSASLKSSPEIFGKGLDLMPDEPAWENYARAWTEVGFATYFVNTTIITLGTVLLVVVRSALAGYVLGRYDFIGKKLLVGLFLVTFFLPEGYSIIPVTQLTDQLRLLNTHAGVILGLGAGGQIASTLLYAGYFRRLPKELEETARLDGAGPFTVFFRVMLPLAWPITATVVILTFLYAWNVYLLPLVFTLSDPGLRTLAVGMTVFVGERGTDWSGMAAAAVISLVPVIAIFVVLQRKFVDSIAGAVKQ